In Plodia interpunctella isolate USDA-ARS_2022_Savannah chromosome 19, ilPloInte3.2, whole genome shotgun sequence, a genomic segment contains:
- the LOC128678263 gene encoding collagen alpha-1(I) chain-like, producing MLRLSTFCTLLAIAVAQTGYDYSKPNTPFGPGTSPKQPGFPSGPSGPSTGYPSSTPSYNSQQNDYSTPGYPTGPANNPGSTPGYPSGPSGPSGPSGPTNQGYPSAGQRPQNGFPGSSFPGTAPSGPTSGNYQGQGAPNYPSSNQGQNYPGSNQGQNYPGQGPSAPGQGQNQNYPSQGQNSPSQGQNLNYPGQTGQGQPGFGPSSPSGPGFGPGGPDFGPGTSGFSDNSGNYEGGDYSAIPGQPDIDYPILTEIPQTSFRCDAQPYPGYYADVETRCQVFHVCANNRTYDFLCPNGTIFSQQVFVCVWWNQFDCNSAPGLYDLNANLYDYSITGSQGGANSGFNDYAQGNQGSSYPGPQGPSYSSGTQLQGPGGRPSGNSPFGSNPQGQSGSYPGSLGPQGPSSSYPGSSGPQGPSNSYPGSSGPQGPSNSYPGNSGPQGPSGSYPSSTSPQRPSSSYPGSSSQGPTSSYPGSGSQSFPGSGPQGPGSPTQGFPGSGPQSANYQGSSQGYPSGKPNGPSFPTGGRPGPQNDSGFPVSQPNREYLPPRN from the coding sequence CGCTACTGGCGATAGCAGTTGCCCAAACTGGATACGACTACAGCAAACCTAACACCCCATTCGGGCCTGGAACGTCGCCAAAGCAACCTGGATTCCCTTCAGGACCTTCTGGACCATCCACTGGATACCCAAGCTCAACCCCGTCATACAACAGCCAACAAAATGACTATTCAACCCCTGGATACCCCACGGGTCCCGCTAATAACCCTGGATCTACCCCTGGATATCCCTCGGGCCCATCAGGTCCTTCGGGGCCATCTGGCCCCACAAACCAAGGATACCCTTCAGCAGGGCAACGACCTCAGAATGGATTCCCTGGATCATCTTTCCCAGGCACTGCTCCAAGTGGACCTACGTCTGGGAACTACCAAGGACAGGGTGCACCAAATTATCCTAGCTCGAACCAAGGGCAGAATTATCCTGGCTCAAATCAAGGACAAAATTATCCTGGACAAGGCCCATCTGCTCCTGGACAgggacaaaatcaaaattatccTAGCCAGGGGCAAAATAGTCCAAGTCAAGGCCAAAACCTAAATTATCCGGGACAAACTGGCCAAGGTCAACCTGGATTCGGACCAAGCTCACCAAGTGGTCCAGGATTTGGACCCGGTGGCCCCGATTTTGGCCCCGGTACCTCCGGATTTAGTGACAATTCCGGTAATTATGAAGGAGGTGATTATTCTGCCATCCCCGGACAACCAGATATTGACTACCCAATCCTCACTGAAATTCCTCAAACGTCCTTCAGATGCGATGCTCAGCCTTATCCCGGATATTATGCAGATGTCGAAACACGTTGTCAGGTATTCCACGTTTGCGCCAATAATAGAACATATGACTTCCTATGTCCCAATGGAACAATTTTCTCCCAGCAAGTCTTCGTTTGCGTTTGGTGGAACCAATTCGACTGCAACTCAGCTCCTGGGCTATATGACTTAAACGCCAATCTCTATGACTATTCGATTACTGGATCACAAGGAGGAGCAAATTCTGGATTTAACGACTACGCGCAGGGTAATCAAGGGTCTTCGTACCCTGGACCACAGGGTCCGTCATATTCTAGTGGAACTCAATTACAAGGTCCAGGAGGGCGCCCATCAGGAAATAGTCCATTTGGTTCTAACCCACAAGGACAATCAGGATCGTATCCTGGTAGTTTAGGACCTCAAGGACCATCTAGCTCATACCCCGGCAGTTCAGGTCCACAAGGACCTTCTAATTCTTACCCAGGCAGCTCCGGACCCCAGGGTCCATCGAATTCTTACCCAGGAAACTCCGGACCCCAAGGCCCATCTGGTTCATATCCAAGCAGTACTAGCCCTCAAAGGCCGTCGTCTTCATACCCTGGATCTTCAAGCCAAGGACCTACATCATCCTATCCCGGTTCAGGAAGTCAATCGTTTCCAGGATCAGGTCCACAAGGCCCAGGATCACCAACCCAAGGCTTTCCTGGATCAGGTCCTCAATCAGCTAATTACCAAGGAAGCAGCCAAGGTTATCCATCAGGAAAACCGAACGGCCCCAGCTTCCCCACTGGAGGAAGACCAGGGCCCCAAAATGATTCTGGATTCCCAGTGTCCCAACCAAACAGAGAGTACTTACCACCAAGAAATTAA
- the LOC128678264 gene encoding leucine-rich repeat-containing protein 71-like: MKTTASMRSLASRSRKSIVTGVSVRYGRVYEKVQEFETWFPTICRKYGLLQTVSVKKEYARDDYIKHLQMKGKPKEGRSRSQSITSRVTNATVIDDKETATTGSTERTNILEDDTILLTVVYDNSERFIEIDLIKLDDVPRELIKLIGFIAKFYHTLKKIKVQFCTINDYTVYELSKLICLSTLCEVDLDGSALATGNYGILFDSGRLNSISLSKCCINDVVVEEIARKLCFGGIAESNLYTLNLSTNRITDVGAKYLSIALRTNRTLRYLNLADNRITDEGACSILDVFKEFQLTSEEIVQKSQRYMTYERQRLAIYYKYLATYTNRNDDENSKDRSSDRRKSMAARRSSKSQKSSPKSFTLEDYKNKAECLAGEMMGPFRDPYQSNLLSVRDSKYYCIGNMALCFLNLSFNNLAYPSVQRLLNVLQYQRDSKRLGQTGLIRVIIRGNNLPISCVEYAKIDDLLTKCMMSLGGKAFSERRKSRASRISVMPEKMLLLPR, encoded by the exons ATGAAGACCACGGCTTCTATGAGGTCCCTTGCGTCCAGATCGAGGAAGTCTATTGTAACAGGTGTTTCTGTTAGGTACGGACGTGTCTACGAGAAGGTCCAAGAATTTGAAACGTGGTTCCCGACCATTTGCCGCAAGTACGGCTTACTGCAAACGGTATCAGTGAAAAAAGAATATGCGCGTG atgaCTATATCAAACATCTCCAAATGAAAGGAAAACCTAAGGAAGGTCGAAGTCGTTCTCAGTCTATAACCTCCAGAGTTACAAATGCTACTGTAATAGACGACAAAGAAACAGCCACTACAGGTTCCACAGAACGAACTAACATCTTGGAGGACGACACTATCCTTTTAACTGTAGTTTACGACAACTCTGAACGGTTTATTGAAATAGACCTTATTAAATTAGACGATGTACCCCGAGAACTTATAAAACTTATAGGATTTATTGCCAAATTTTaccatacattaaaaaaaattaaagtacaaTTTTGTACAATCAACGATTATACAGTTTAcgaattatcaaaattaatctgCCTATCGACCCTCTGTGAAGTTGATCTTGATGGTTCAGCACTCGCGACAGGCAATTACGGGATTTTGTTCGACAGCGGTCGTTTAAACAGTATCTCCTTAAGTAAATGCTGTATAAACGATGTGGTAGTTGAAGAAATAGCACGAAAGTTATGTTTCGGAGGTATAGCTGAGAGCAATCTTTATACTTTAAATCTATCGACAAACCGCATAACGGACGTCGGAGCAAAATATCTAAGCATAGCTCTGCGAACCAATAGAACTTTGCGGTATTTGAATCTAGCAGACAACCGCATCACAGACGAAGGGGCATGCAGCATATTGGACGtttttaaagaatttcaaTTAACCAGTGAAGAAATTGTGCAAAAGAGTCAACGTTACATGACGTACGAAAGACAAAGGCTagcaatttattacaaatatttagcaACTTATACCAATCGCAATGACGATGAAAACAGCAAAGATAGATCAAGCGATAGAAGGAAATCAATGGCAGCGCGTAGAAGTAGCAAATCACAAAAAAGTAGTCCCAAATCATTCACCTTGGaagactataaaaataaagcagaGTGCTTGGCGGGCGAAATGATGGGACCATTCCGCGACCCGTACCAATCTAATCTTTTAAGTGTCAGGGATAGCAAATATTATTGCATTGGAAACATGGCGctgtgttttttaaatttgtctttcAATAATTTGGCTTACCCCAGTGTACAAAGGTTGCTCAACGTTTTGCAATACCAGAGAGACTCGAAGCGTTTAGGTCAGACTGGTTTAATTAGAGTCATTATAAGAGGCAATAATTTACCAATATCATGTGTAGAATATGCAAAAATTGATGATCTTTTGACTAAATGCATGATGTCCTTGGGAGGTAAAGCGTTTTCAGAAAGAAGAAAGAGTAGAGCCTCCAGGATTTCTGTCATGCcagaaaaaatgttattgcttCCACGTTAA
- the LOC128678174 gene encoding uncharacterized protein LOC128678174, giving the protein MSKSTMKSKSMMTITGSKKSHGSKEESNWHRRSSSDKPSPIDFDKFLPWICLQFEVLVDVTVIKHALERYSSSRHKSGSFTTKIKTSSQGFVSRESGKSTKNAKNKSATSDDEFATDMEKRIQIMAYYDHSGHLAEIAIVKAPIMISGKIIKSIHICLPFQPTLTKITIRCGLNSKILHELAIMLPHSNITEICLDGCYIPEGNYFILLDYISHLKILSLKQCRINEMVCMEIAKRIDIGEAGSSLSVLDLASNQITDRGVWYIAEVLRRNRSLVYLNLSSNGITDCGLMYIMNHLKEFEMNPAEIRGRIKRRYEFIKKSGLSLKKSEDKINQGTQVHFRKHHDKPKSAKKKKHSVVDSTSVAAVVAVKETFTDVFDDANVVVRNGNLYCIGNLTLCSLNLAYNDLDYISIKRILDVLRYQKNINSLTNHTGLIRLELDGNLIPHACDEFNEIHWLLNPPISTVVPQHSLHHPTHHSARLTSRSSTVKKEIPRH; this is encoded by the exons ATGTCGAAATCCACGATGAAATCAAAGTCTATGATGACAATAACAGGTTCAAAAAAGTCCCACGGGAGTAAAGAGGAGAGCAACTGGCATCGAAGATCCAGCTCCGATAAGCCATCTCCAATTGATTTTGACAAGTTCTTGCCGTGGATCTGTCTACAATTCGAAGTTTTGGTTGATGTTACTGTAATAAAACATGCTTTgg agaGATACAGCAGCAGTAGGCATAAATCAGGCTCCTTCActacgaaaataaaaacgtcATCACAGGGTTTTGTATCACGAGAGTCTGGCAAAAGTACAAAAaacgcaaaaaataaatcagcAACTTCCGACGATGAATTTGCTACTGACATGGAGAAGAGAATTCAGATCATGGCTTATTATGATCACTCTGGACATCTTGCTGAGATCGCTATAGTCAAAGCTCCGATTATGATCAGCGgtaaaataatcaaatctaTCCACATCTGCCTCCCGTTCCAGCCTACGCTCACCAAGATTACCATTAGATGTGGTctcaattcaaaaatattgcatgAATTAGCAATAATGCTTCCCCATTCAAATATAACTGAGATATGTCTTGACGGCTGCTATATACCCGAAGGCAATTACTTCATACTATTAGATTACATATCacatttaaagattttatctcTAAAACAATGCAGGATAAATGAAATGGTTTGCATGGAAATTGCGAAACGAATTGATATTGGTGAAGCTGGTTCTTCGTTGTCTGTTTTGGACTTAGCTTCGAACCAGATCACTGATAGAGGTGTATGGTACATCGCAGAAGTACTCAGAAGGAACCGTTCTCTTGTATACTTGAATTTGTCGTCCAATGGAATTACTGATTGTGGACTGATGTACATTATGAATCATTTGAAGGAGTTCGAAATGAATCCGGCAGAAATTCGCGGAAGAATTAAGAGGCgctatgaatttataaaaaaatctgggTTAAGCTTGAAGAAAAgtgaagataaaataaatcaaggtACTCAAGTACATTTCCGTAAACATCATGATAAACCAAAATCAGCCAAAAAGAAAAAGCACTCTGTCGTAGACTCGACTTCTGTTGCAGCAGTTGTGGCAGTTAAGGAAACGTTCACTGATGTGTTCGACGACGCTAATGTTGTTGTACGTAATGGTAACTTATATTGTATTGGTAATTTAACTTTGTGCTCCCTAAATCTGGCTTATAATGATCTGGATTATATTTCCATAAAGAGAATTCTCGATGTCTTGAGatatcagaaaaatatcaactcATTGACGAATCATACTGGTTTGATACGCTTGGAACTAGACGGGAATCTGATACCACATGCTTGTGATGAATTTAATGAGATTCATTGGCTTTTAAATCCACCGATATCGACTGTTGTACCGCAGCATTCACTTCACCATCCAACCCACCATTCAGCACGTTTGACAAGTCGATCGTCAACGGTAAAGAAAGAGATTCCACGCCACTAA